One Pieris napi chromosome Z, ilPieNapi1.2, whole genome shotgun sequence DNA window includes the following coding sequences:
- the LOC125062734 gene encoding dynein regulatory complex protein 11-like: MSNKDYYKQWLQLKEQIQKASLEDDRLQELAVGSIGIKPQATAVEIVARVYCKYCEIYNKLCDCYDQMEQVQRRPYIRKIIDAITCRLFELKLSLEEIEAFEFTYSDNALQQLLMVPQDIEIMCPFHYPFEIREEEMQYIIDEILAGNRIGDPTPTPSEIERKEEKRLEEEARAREEKEAEMKRRMAMGEELSDAASSVQLSPKELEEMRLLAEYNGHINNIQRMERSRYMIREKTKKYNKDENLYLDLAGLKKPPARESLRIRAALLIQKIIRKFMEVKRYRTRDNKLKNKLGMIIPSWSPPSQKIQLEKVKEDRRTFRKKYYLKWLEASMKENARVLRLREGNIMEDISDEIRQWLREWYSEVRIFDEFPYPEEGGSILIVKGETFTIEEYIEWRLEEDKRLKAEAGSPKSKEQIKAEKLAAREEKKRLQAEAKIKEAKRLLDYKKSRLNPEGDPGIYIRIGTALESVHEAWDLYQNQWKEYDTTDAPEEILKGFIKQLITDGAYKDIQLKLRPIVDDMMRLELNLLRNSLKVDYLAAGIAKPPQSMKRKKPKKIKPPKPDKIPPARMFQMLVDEGIVRKYPKTTLEDYWGDRNYAAADMRAVLWTPSFPPSCIGDVKELIKVRCILTMGSTCPNSVRSQLLVGPKGSGKRTLVYAIATETNAILIDLSPMNVYDKFPGPKNLKTMFQLVNRISKLMQPTVILVDDADKLFYKKVPKEEKIFDPTRLSKDFFKEVLKPIQADDKILILGTASEPWLAKNPLMYKVFPSTILLPRSDYGSISFVLTHMLMKYHGMDREFNVHSVAQALRGYDINTIRKGVDSLLCGKRVAELYHRPLDPVEVVNAVLDYEGGVFTGVDDYEMYKEWYISYSPWGTRYLDYMQMLESQLTYKLKAEKKKN; the protein is encoded by the coding sequence ATGTCTAATAAAGATTACTATAAGCAATGGCTACAATTAAAAGAGCAGATACAAAAAGCGTCTTTGGAAGATGATCGTCTACAAGAGTTAGCCGTGGGCTCCATCGGAATCAAACCACAAGCTACGGCTGTAGAAATAGTAGCGCGTGTCTATTGCAAATATTgtgaaatatacaataaattatgtgATTGTTATGATCAAATGGAGCAAGTGCAAAGAAGGCCATATATACGAAAGATAATTGATGCCATTACCTGCAGACTGTTTGAGTTGAAATTATCGTTAGAAGAAATCGAAGCATTTGAATTTACATATTCAGATAATGCACTTCAACAGTTGCTTATGGTTCCTCAGGATATTGAAATAATGTGCCCATTTCATTATCCGTTTGAAATAAGAGAAGAGGAAATGCAATACATAATTGATGAAATCTTAGCCGGGAACCGAATCGGTGATCCAACTCCAACACCATCAGAAATAGAAcggaaagaagaaaaaagattAGAAGAAGAAGCGAGAGCAAGAGAAGAAAAAGAAGCTGAGATGAAAAGGCGCATGGCAATGGGTGAAGAACTATCTGATGCTGCATCGTCAGTGCAGCTCTCTCCAAAAGAGCTTGAGGAAATGAGATTGTTAGCTGAATATAATGGCCACATAAATAACATACAACGCATGGAAAGGTCGCGTTATATGATTAGAGAAAAGACGAAAAAGTACAACAAAGATGAAAACTTATACTTAGACCTCGCTGGATTGAAAAAACCTCCAGCTCGTGAATCCTTGCGAATACGTGCtgctttattaatacaaaaaataattagaaaatttatggAGGTTAAACGGTACCGTACAAGAGACAACAagctaaaaaataaactaggTATGATTATTCCATCTTGGTCTCCCCCCTcacaaaaaattcaattagaAAAAGTAAAAGAAGACAGAAGGACTTTTAGGAAGAAATACTACCTAAAGTGGTTAGAAGCAAGCATGAAAGAAAATGCTCGAGTTTTAAGGCTGCGAGAAGGTAACATTATGGAGGATATTTCTGATGAAATTCGTCAATGGCTCCGTGAATGGTATTCGGAAGTCCGAATCTTTGACGAATTTCCTTATCCTGAAGAAGGAGGTtcgattttaattgtaaaaggAGAAACGTTTACCATTGAAGAATATATTGAATGGAGATTAGAGGAAGATAAAAGACTTAAGGCAGAAGCCGGTAGTCCTAAATCAAAGGAACAAATTAAAGCAGAGAAATTAGCAGCCAgggaagaaaaaaaaagattacaagcagaagcaaaaataaaagaagcaAAACGCTTActtgattataaaaaatctcgtCTTAATCCAGAAGGAGACCCAGGTATTTATATAAGAATAGGAACGGCTCTAGAATCTGTGCATGAAGCATGGGATCTTTATCAAAATCAATGGAAAGAATATGATACAACAGATGCCCcagaagaaatattaaaaggcTTTATTAAACAACTAATAACAGACGGCGCTTACAAAGATATTCAGTTGAAACTTAGACCAATTGTTGATGATATGATGCGATTGGAGTTGAATTTACTTAGAAACTCTCTGAAAGTCGACTACTTAGCAGCGGGGATTGCAAAGCCTCCGCAAAGCATGAaacgaaaaaaacctaaaaaaattaagcctCCGAAGCCTGACAAAATACCACCAGCTCGCATGTTTCAGATGTTAGTCGATGAAGGTATTGTAAGGAAGTATCCAAAAACAACTTTAGAAGACTACTGGGGCGATAGAAATTATGCGGCTGCAGATATGAGGGCTGTGCTTTGGACACCTTCTTTTCCACCCAGCTGTATAGGTGATGTCAAAGAATTGATAAAAGTCCGTTGTATACTGACAATGGGTTCTACATGTCCAAATTCAGTAAGGTCTCAGCTTCTTGTGGGTCCTAAAGGATCGGGTAAGAGAACTTTAGTCTATGCAATCGCAACCGAAACTAACGCGATTTTGATAGATCTATCCCCCATGAACGTGTACGATAAATTTCCGGGgcctaaaaacttaaaaacaatgtttcaaCTAGTAAATAGAATTAGTAAATTAATGCAACCCACCGTTATATTAGTAGATGACGCGGATAAactcttttataaaaaagttccgaaagaagaaaaaatcttCGATCCAACACGACTATCCAAGGACTTTTTCAAAGAAGTTTTAAAACCAATTCAAGCTGAtgataaaatactaatattggGGACGGCTTCAGAGCCTTGGCTTGCGAAAAATCCCCTAATGTATAAAGTGTTTCCTTCGACAATATTATTACCTCGATCCGATTACGGAAGTATCTCTTTCGTACTAACACATATGCTAATGAAATATCACGGCATGGACAGAGAGTTTAATGTTCATAGTGTAGCTCAAGCACTAAGAGGCTATGACATCAATACAATAAGAAAGGGCGTCGATTCTTTGTTGTGTGGCAAAAGAGTTGCTGAATTATATCACAGGCCCTTAGATCCTGTGGAGGTTGTTAACGCTGTTTTAGATTATGAGGGTGGGGTATTTACAGGTGTTGATGATTACGAAATGTATAAAGAATGGTATATATCATATTCACCTTGGGGAACAAGGTATTTGGACTATATGCAAATGTTAGAATCACAATTGACCTACAAATTGAAAGCTGAAAAGaagaaaaactaa